The segment TGCGTGATGGGGACCGCGGCGGGTTCGTCCATCTGCTGGATCTCCAGGGCCTCGTAGGCCGCGGCCGTCGGCTTGTATCCGCCCTTCGGGCCGGGGACGCCCTCGACGAGTTGGAGGGCTTTCAAACTCTGCATCTGGTTCCGGATGGTGCCGGCGTTCCGGTCGACCTGCTGGGCGATGTCCTCGCCCTTGATGGCGTCCTCCTTCTCGCGATGGAGGTTGATGAGCGCCTGCAGGATGTTCTTCTGGCTCGGGGTGAGCTCGATCGACGACATGCAGGCAGGTAGGTCACGTCCGGCCTTAAAACCGTGGGGACGGCGCGGCCATGGGGCGATTTTTTCAGGCGCGCCCGGACGACGATCGCTTTGGTCGACGACAAGCGACACCGATTAGTCGGTCGCCGGTGGTCTCGGTCACATGGAAGGCAAACGCGTCCTCGTCACCGGCGGCGGGGGTTTCATCGGCTCGAACCTCGCGAACTACCTCGCCGCGGACAACGACGTAGTTGCGCTCGACGACGGTTACCTCGGGACGCCCGAGAACCTCGACGAGGCCGTCGAGTACGTCGAAGCGAGCGTGCTCGACGACGACCTGCCCGTCGAGGACGTCGACGTCCTGTTCCACCTCGCGGCGCTGTCGTCGCTGAAGATGCACGAGGACTCCCGCGAGAACCTCCTGCGGGGCCTTCGCGTGAACGTCGAGGGGTTCGCGAACGCGGTCGAGCAGTGCCGGCAGGCGGGCTGTGACACCGTCGTGTACGCGTCGACGTCGTCGATCTACGGGTCGCGCCACGAGCCGTCCCCGGAGTCGATGCCGGTCGAGGCGAACACGGGCTACGAGGCGTCGAAGCTCGCCCGCGAGCGGTACGCGGAGTACTTCGCGAACTACCACGGGATGGCGTGTGCGGGCATGCGGTTCTTCTCGGTCTACCAGGGCTACCGGGGTGCGGAGGCGCACAAGGGCGAGTTCGC is part of the Halorubellus sp. JP-L1 genome and harbors:
- a CDS encoding NAD(P)-dependent oxidoreductase, with the protein product MEGKRVLVTGGGGFIGSNLANYLAADNDVVALDDGYLGTPENLDEAVEYVEASVLDDDLPVEDVDVLFHLAALSSLKMHEDSRENLLRGLRVNVEGFANAVEQCRQAGCDTVVYASTSSIYGSRHEPSPESMPVEANTGYEASKLARERYAEYFANYHGMACAGMRFFSVYQGYRGAEAHKGEFANIVAQFADDVANGESPVVYGDGTHSRDLTHVSDVVRGCEAAADHQLTGIYNLGTGEQYTANEIVDTLNDVLGTDVQPEHVENPIDEDVFVHHTMADYSKMQAATDWEPQVSFREGMELVCEPYLEN
- a CDS encoding Rrf2 family transcriptional regulator, which gives rise to MSSIELTPSQKNILQALINLHREKEDAIKGEDIAQQVDRNAGTIRNQMQSLKALQLVEGVPGPKGGYKPTAAAYEALEIQQMDEPAAVPITHEGEPIEDVIVDEIDLSSVHHPELCRAEIHIQGSVRDIHEGDAVTVGPTPLSKLRIEGTVDGKDDTNNIIILRIDSMVAPAEEPEH